The proteins below are encoded in one region of Silene latifolia isolate original U9 population chromosome 2, ASM4854445v1, whole genome shotgun sequence:
- the LOC141630200 gene encoding pollen allergen Che a 1-like has protein sequence MNTILTNYTRLMAKPQTIFVLAGAICVLSLATTASAVDNRFFVQGMVYCDTCRIQFITRVTHMLEGATVKLECRNITAGTVTFSKETMTDKLGLYSIPVDGDHEDDVCQINLVKSPNEDCSEIPTDIYSQQAAKVSLTNNNGEVTPVRNANALGFLNKVPLHECPEVLKELDIDPNGNMAQV, from the exons ATGAATACCATTTTAACAAACTATACAAGACTAATGGCTAAGCCTCAAACTATTTTTGTCTTGGCAGGCGCTATCTGCGTCCTATCCTTGGCTACCACTGCCTCTGCTGTTGACAATCGTTTCTTCGTTCAGGGCATGGTTTACTGTGACACTTGCCGTATACAATTTATCACTCGTGTTACACATATGCTTGAAG GTGCCACAGTGAAGCTAGAATGCCGGAACATTACAGCAGGGACAGTCACTTTCAGCAAGGAAACAATGACAGACAAGCTAGGGTTGTACAGCATTCCAGTCGATGGTGACCACGAAGATGATGTCTGTCAGATAAACTTGGTGAAGAGCCCAAATGAGGACTGCTCCGAGATCCCAACCGACATTTACTCGCAACAAGCCGCCAAAGTTTCTCTTACAAATAATAATGGTGAAGTTACCCCTGTTCGCAATGCCAACGCTCTTGGCTTCTTGAATAAGGTTCCTCTCCATGAATGCCCTGAGGTCCTCAAGGAGTTGGATATTGATCCTAACGGTAATATGGCTCAAGTGTAA